One Brachyspira pilosicoli P43/6/78 genomic window carries:
- the fliW gene encoding flagellar assembly protein FliW, with protein MPEIESRILGKVEVSDNNLYHLNGSILAFEDYDEFYLLNMDEEGTFKILQSKDDKNICFILIDPFLVFKDYKPDVHDNDIKLLEIEKEEDIHLLTIVTIPNDNFKAMSANLIAPIVFNIKNHKARQCTVIGDKYNTRHPILSENNAENNNNKEEKS; from the coding sequence ATGCCAGAAATAGAATCTAGAATATTAGGAAAAGTAGAAGTTTCTGATAACAATTTATATCACCTTAACGGAAGCATATTAGCATTTGAAGACTATGATGAGTTTTATTTGCTTAATATGGACGAAGAAGGCACTTTTAAAATACTTCAATCTAAAGATGATAAAAACATATGTTTTATATTGATAGATCCATTTCTGGTATTTAAAGATTATAAGCCTGATGTTCATGATAATGATATAAAATTATTAGAAATAGAAAAAGAAGAAGATATACATCTATTAACAATAGTAACAATACCAAATGATAATTTCAAAGCTATGAGTGCCAATCTAATAGCTCCAATAGTTTTTAATATAAAAAATCACAAAGCAAGACAATGCACAGTTATTGGAGATAAATACAACACAAGACACCCAATATTGTCAGAGAACAATGCTGAAAATAATAATAACAAAGAGGAGAAAAGTTGA
- the csrA gene encoding carbon storage regulator CsrA: MLVLSRKINQSIVIGDNIEIMLVDIRGDQIKLGINAPRDVKIFRKEVYEEIESQNLEASKTNPEQLNILSSFVKNKLEKNK, encoded by the coding sequence ATGCTTGTACTATCTAGAAAAATCAATCAAAGCATTGTTATAGGCGATAACATAGAAATTATGCTCGTTGATATAAGAGGCGACCAAATAAAATTAGGCATCAATGCTCCAAGAGATGTAAAAATATTTAGAAAAGAGGTTTATGAAGAGATAGAAAGCCAAAACTTAGAAGCTTCTAAAACAAATCCGGAACAATTAAATATCTTAAGCAGTTTTGTAAAAAATAAATTAGAAAAAAATAAATAA
- the murI gene encoding glutamate racemase has protein sequence MSISSKPIAVFDSGFGGISVLKKLLNILPNENYIYLGDNHNIPYGDKSKEEITQLSIKILDFLIKQNCKMAVIACNTITASSYDVLKDKYNIPIIEIISNGVEDIIDNTKNNNISIMATEFTVHSNMYHDKILDYNDKIKVTQVACQKLCPMIENNWYSYDDRILVLEEYVKKIDDNSDTLLLACTHYPFIIDDIKSVVNRKKTNIKNIIDPSTKIALSIKKYLIDNNLLNTSGGKLKFFTTGDKKDFNDFVSRYIKINYELERIVL, from the coding sequence ATGAGTATATCTTCTAAACCTATAGCCGTTTTTGATTCAGGATTTGGCGGTATAAGTGTTTTAAAAAAGTTATTAAATATTCTTCCTAATGAAAATTATATATATCTTGGAGATAATCATAATATACCTTATGGTGATAAGTCTAAAGAAGAAATAACTCAATTATCTATAAAGATATTAGATTTCCTTATAAAACAAAATTGTAAAATGGCTGTTATTGCTTGTAATACAATTACTGCTTCTTCTTATGATGTATTAAAAGATAAATATAATATACCAATAATAGAAATAATATCTAATGGGGTAGAGGATATTATTGACAATACTAAAAATAATAATATATCTATAATGGCAACAGAGTTTACAGTGCATTCTAATATGTATCATGATAAAATACTTGATTATAATGACAAAATAAAAGTTACTCAGGTAGCATGCCAGAAATTATGCCCTATGATAGAAAACAATTGGTATAGTTATGATGATAGGATTCTTGTTTTAGAAGAGTATGTTAAAAAAATAGATGATAATTCTGATACTTTGCTTCTTGCTTGTACGCATTATCCTTTTATAATTGATGATATAAAATCTGTGGTTAATAGAAAAAAAACTAATATAAAAAATATAATAGACCCTAGTACTAAAATAGCATTATCTATAAAAAAATATCTTATTGATAATAATTTACTTAATACTTCTGGAGGAAAATTAAAGTTTTTTACAACAGGGGATAAAAAAGATTTTAATGATTTTGTATCTAGATATATAAAAATTAATTATGAGTTAGAAAGAATAGTTTTATAA
- a CDS encoding OadG family protein: protein MNGSIIEALQIMLIGMGVVVLFLIILVYVMKLVSVIIAQVDKVMPQKEEEQTALPVQSVSNDKMVAIAIALAHVHSNKK from the coding sequence ATGAACGGAAGTATCATAGAAGCCTTACAAATAATGCTTATAGGAATGGGTGTAGTAGTACTCTTCTTGATAATATTAGTTTATGTAATGAAGCTAGTAAGTGTTATTATAGCACAAGTAGATAAAGTTATGCCTCAAAAAGAGGAAGAACAAACTGCATTACCTGTTCAATCTGTGAGTAATGACAAGATGGTTGCTATTGCTATAGCTTTAGCACATGTTCATAGTAATAAAAAGTAA
- a CDS encoding biotin/lipoyl-containing protein, whose translation MAKKEVKFMVTAFRDGFQSVYGARVLSKDFMPAVEAFVKAGVKYFESGGGATFQSAFFYNNENAFDVMDTFRKTVGPDVNLQTLARGVNVVGLESQPRDMIKLHAQLFKKHGITTIRNFDALNDVNNLIYSGQCIKEAGLKHQVCVTMMALPPGCEGAHDAEFYGKVLTQIKDKVDFDSVCFKDASGTTTPQVVYDTIKEARKILGKDVHIQMHSHETAGIGAIQYKAALDAGADCIDVSLAPVSGGTCSTDLIVMWHALRGTDFYFDIDIDKIREAEEVFKECMKDYFLPPESRTVEPMIPFAPMPGGALTANTQMMRDINVMNRFPEVIKAMTEVVKKGGFGTSVTPVSQFYFQQAFNNVMQGDWKKIADGYGKMVLGYFGKTPSTPDPEIVKIASEQLGLQPTTELAMDIDDRNPKKGRKAAEQALKDAGITDLSDENVFIAAACKEKGIQFLKGEAKLGIRKNTPTSSDGVKATSNEVTVTVGGSSYGVKIENGKAIVDGVSYDYTIKDGIVAGAAQSAAAPASSGSATPITAGLPGTVLKILAPVGTQVQDGTTILIVEAMKMEVEIKSSASGVVKEVKVKPGDAVVAGQELAIVG comes from the coding sequence ATGGCAAAAAAAGAAGTAAAATTTATGGTAACAGCATTTAGGGACGGATTTCAATCTGTTTACGGTGCTAGAGTATTATCCAAAGACTTTATGCCAGCTGTAGAAGCATTTGTAAAAGCTGGTGTTAAATATTTTGAATCTGGCGGCGGTGCAACATTCCAAAGTGCATTCTTTTACAACAATGAAAATGCTTTTGATGTAATGGATACTTTTAGAAAGACTGTTGGACCAGATGTTAATTTACAAACTTTGGCAAGAGGAGTTAATGTTGTTGGTTTGGAATCTCAGCCTAGAGATATGATTAAACTTCATGCTCAGCTTTTCAAAAAACATGGTATCACAACTATTAGAAACTTCGATGCATTAAATGATGTAAACAACCTAATTTACAGCGGACAATGTATTAAAGAAGCAGGATTAAAACACCAAGTATGTGTTACTATGATGGCTCTTCCTCCTGGTTGCGAAGGTGCACATGATGCTGAATTTTACGGAAAAGTATTAACTCAAATAAAAGATAAAGTAGATTTTGACTCAGTATGTTTCAAAGATGCTTCTGGTACTACTACTCCTCAAGTAGTTTATGATACTATTAAAGAAGCTAGAAAGATTTTGGGTAAAGATGTACATATACAAATGCATAGCCATGAAACTGCTGGTATTGGTGCTATACAATATAAAGCTGCTTTAGATGCTGGTGCTGATTGTATAGACGTTTCTTTAGCTCCTGTATCTGGCGGTACTTGTTCTACAGACTTAATAGTTATGTGGCATGCTTTAAGAGGTACTGATTTCTATTTTGATATTGATATAGATAAAATCAGAGAAGCTGAAGAAGTATTTAAAGAATGTATGAAAGATTATTTCTTACCACCTGAAAGTAGAACTGTTGAGCCTATGATTCCATTTGCTCCAATGCCTGGCGGTGCTTTAACAGCTAATACTCAGATGATGAGAGATATTAATGTAATGAACCGTTTCCCTGAAGTTATTAAAGCTATGACTGAAGTAGTTAAAAAAGGCGGTTTCGGTACTTCTGTAACTCCTGTATCTCAATTCTATTTCCAACAAGCATTTAACAATGTAATGCAAGGCGATTGGAAAAAGATTGCTGATGGTTATGGAAAAATGGTATTAGGATATTTTGGTAAAACTCCTTCTACTCCAGACCCAGAAATAGTAAAAATAGCTAGTGAACAATTAGGTTTACAGCCTACAACTGAACTTGCTATGGATATAGATGATAGAAACCCTAAAAAAGGCAGAAAAGCTGCTGAACAGGCTTTAAAAGATGCTGGTATAACAGACCTTTCTGATGAAAACGTATTTATAGCTGCTGCTTGTAAAGAAAAAGGTATACAATTCCTTAAAGGCGAAGCTAAACTTGGTATTAGAAAAAATACTCCTACTTCTTCTGATGGCGTTAAAGCTACAAGCAATGAAGTTACTGTTACAGTTGGCGGTTCTAGCTATGGAGTAAAAATAGAAAATGGCAAAGCTATAGTTGATGGTGTAAGTTATGATTATACTATTAAAGATGGTATAGTTGCTGGTGCTGCTCAATCAGCTGCTGCTCCTGCTTCTAGCGGTTCTGCTACTCCTATTACTGCTGGTTTACCTGGTACAGTTTTAAAAATACTTGCTCCTGTTGGAACACAAGTTCAAGATGGAACAACTATATTAATTGTAGAAGCGATGAAAATGGAAGTAGAAATTAAATCTTCTGCAAGCGGTGTTGTAAAAGAAGTAAAAGTTAAACCAGGAGATGCTGTAGTTGCTGGTCAAGAGTTGGCTATTGTTGGATAA
- a CDS encoding sodium ion-translocating decarboxylase subunit beta: MKKIFLVFTLVLMTASVVLAQEKEEYKPIDIKESLISLARNTAFGGLFPRTEKEIAEAQAKAEKSKQEKYQTKLNDIKVKSAPLWQNLIMICVGLLLVYLAIAKGFEPLLLIPIGMGGILANIPVANIAALPIVEVINGLPVTISSGGFLGQIYTFGIESGLFPLFIFIGVGAMTDFGPLIANPKTALLGAAAQIGIFGTLLGAMVLSTYIPVINFSLKDAASIGIIGGADGPTAIFTASRLSPGLLGAIAVAAYSYMALVPIIQPPIMKWLTTENERKIEMKQLRPVSKREKIIFPLVVIILVALLLPDAAPLIGALMFGNLIKESGVTDRLSKTAQNELINIVTIMLGLSVGSKLAADKFLRFETLGILVLGLVAFSMGTAGGVLLAKLMNVFSKDKINPLIGAAGVSAVPMAARVANKVGQESNPHNFLLMHAMGPNVSGVIGSAVAAGVLLAILG; encoded by the coding sequence ATGAAAAAAATATTTTTAGTATTTACACTTGTCTTGATGACGGCATCTGTAGTTTTAGCACAAGAAAAAGAAGAATATAAGCCTATTGATATAAAAGAATCACTTATATCTTTAGCTAGAAATACTGCTTTTGGCGGACTTTTCCCTAGAACAGAAAAAGAAATAGCTGAAGCTCAAGCAAAAGCTGAAAAAAGCAAACAAGAAAAATATCAAACAAAACTTAATGATATTAAAGTAAAATCTGCTCCTCTATGGCAGAATCTTATAATGATTTGTGTGGGTTTGCTTTTAGTATATCTTGCTATAGCTAAAGGTTTCGAACCATTACTTCTTATCCCTATAGGTATGGGTGGAATACTTGCTAATATACCTGTCGCTAATATTGCTGCTTTGCCTATAGTAGAAGTTATTAATGGACTTCCTGTTACTATAAGCAGCGGTGGTTTTTTGGGTCAAATATATACTTTTGGTATTGAATCTGGATTATTCCCACTATTCATATTCATTGGTGTTGGTGCTATGACAGATTTTGGTCCGCTTATTGCTAACCCTAAAACTGCTTTACTTGGTGCTGCTGCTCAGATAGGTATATTTGGTACTTTACTTGGTGCTATGGTTTTATCAACTTATATACCTGTTATCAATTTCTCACTTAAAGACGCTGCTTCTATAGGTATTATTGGTGGTGCTGATGGTCCTACTGCTATATTTACAGCTTCAAGACTTTCACCTGGTTTACTTGGTGCTATTGCTGTTGCTGCTTATTCTTACATGGCTTTAGTACCTATTATTCAGCCTCCTATTATGAAATGGCTTACTACTGAAAATGAAAGAAAAATTGAAATGAAACAGTTACGCCCTGTTAGCAAAAGAGAGAAAATCATATTCCCTCTTGTAGTTATTATACTTGTTGCTTTACTTTTACCAGATGCTGCTCCTTTAATTGGTGCTTTGATGTTTGGTAACTTGATTAAAGAATCTGGTGTTACTGACAGATTATCAAAAACTGCTCAAAATGAATTAATTAACATTGTTACTATAATGTTAGGTTTATCTGTTGGAAGTAAATTAGCTGCTGATAAATTTTTACGTTTTGAGACACTTGGTATATTGGTATTAGGTTTAGTAGCATTTTCTATGGGTACTGCTGGCGGTGTTTTACTTGCTAAATTAATGAATGTATTTAGTAAAGATAAAATTAATCCTCTTATTGGTGCTGCTGGAGTATCTGCTGTTCCTATGGCTGCTAGGGTTGCTAACAAAGTTGGACAAGAATCTAACCCTCACAACTTCCTACTAATGCACGCTATGGGTCCTAATGTATCAGGAGTAATTGGTTCTGCTGTTGCTGCTGGTGTACTGCTTGCTATATTAGGTTAA
- a CDS encoding sugar phosphate isomerase/epimerase family protein → MKLGLETESYHLFFQNKRMNIFDFINKTKELGLDGVQINIIKDYNLDPTWGTLETDDINHLKKVRDLCDKLGLYIEIDTKGIDFEHLERVLKVANILDAEVVRTYIPTKDPIISEESGAGGKYDPAKVRQYFDTSIYEEAIPKLEKVIPLLKKYRIKIALENHEYETSKELVWVIEKLSSPWIGLLFDFGNSMMAWEDPIEAVNNMAPYTFSTHAKDHIIIEDPEDVYNYVVCGVPIGEGNLDIKKIYDILYNKSPLKRINIESCHPYCAQFKRAPGIGGVDKVGDSAFKIHSHLYPYNEIKPLEYYYPHEISNEYLERLLKDQDEGLKRSVKYLKEIRDSYLN, encoded by the coding sequence ATGAAATTAGGTTTAGAAACTGAAAGCTATCATTTATTCTTTCAAAACAAAAGAATGAATATATTTGATTTTATCAATAAAACTAAAGAACTTGGTTTAGATGGAGTACAAATTAATATTATCAAAGATTATAATTTGGATCCTACTTGGGGTACATTAGAAACAGATGATATTAACCATCTAAAAAAGGTTAGAGATTTATGTGATAAATTGGGTTTATATATAGAAATTGATACTAAAGGTATAGATTTTGAGCATTTGGAAAGAGTTTTAAAAGTAGCTAATATACTTGATGCAGAAGTTGTAAGAACATATATTCCAACTAAAGACCCTATTATATCTGAAGAATCAGGAGCTGGTGGAAAATATGACCCAGCAAAAGTGCGTCAATATTTTGATACTTCAATATATGAGGAAGCTATACCAAAACTAGAAAAAGTTATACCTCTATTGAAAAAATATAGAATAAAAATTGCTCTAGAAAATCATGAATATGAAACCTCTAAAGAATTAGTTTGGGTTATAGAAAAATTATCGAGTCCTTGGATAGGGTTATTATTTGATTTTGGAAACTCTATGATGGCTTGGGAAGACCCTATTGAAGCTGTTAATAATATGGCTCCATACACTTTTTCTACACATGCTAAAGACCATATTATTATAGAAGACCCTGAAGATGTTTATAATTATGTTGTATGTGGGGTTCCTATTGGAGAAGGAAATTTGGATATCAAAAAAATATATGATATTCTTTATAACAAATCTCCATTGAAAAGAATAAATATAGAATCTTGCCACCCATATTGTGCACAATTTAAAAGAGCACCTGGAATTGGAGGAGTAGATAAAGTAGGGGATAGTGCTTTCAAAATACATTCTCATCTTTATCCTTATAATGAGATAAAACCATTAGAATATTATTATCCTCATGAAATATCTAATGAATATTTAGAAAGATTATTGAAAGATCAAGATGAAGGCTTAAAAAGGTCTGTAAAATATTTGAAAGAAATAAGAGATTCTTATTTGAACTAA
- a CDS encoding MFS transporter, producing MSNEEKVVKNSFKKWFTFCVLVFSGGTVFKLSSLKDAFYVPMQEFMNLTHTQIGFALSVYGLVQTIGNFFSIYIADRFSKRILIPVGLIGVGLVGLYMSTFPPYYGILISWGLLSLFGEVIYWPVLLKSVRLLGDSSEQGRLFSFLEAGRGIVDVIIAYSALGVFTLLGSGSAGLRGGIIFFSAAVILAGILSYILLEDDVVKLEDESGNKVSRDKVAIQGVIKAIKSLEIWVVSLTIFSVYSVYCGLTYFIPFLKDIYSIPVALVGAYGVINQYGLKIVGGPIGGVLSDKVFHSPTKYIRFAFFLSAIAIVGFTFIPHSKFNPYIGMVLTLSYGAIIFSMRAVFFAPIDEVKVPREISGAAMSIACIFGYSPQMFAFALYGNILDNNPGFAGYRIVFFIMAGFSILGILISSLLLSMIKKKEKLGVQA from the coding sequence ATGTCAAACGAAGAAAAAGTTGTAAAAAACAGTTTTAAGAAGTGGTTCACATTCTGTGTTTTGGTTTTCAGTGGAGGAACAGTATTTAAATTATCATCATTAAAAGATGCATTTTATGTTCCTATGCAAGAGTTTATGAATTTAACTCACACACAAATAGGGTTTGCATTATCTGTTTACGGATTGGTTCAAACTATAGGAAATTTCTTTTCTATCTATATTGCTGATAGATTTTCAAAGAGAATATTAATTCCTGTAGGTCTTATAGGTGTAGGTTTGGTTGGATTATATATGTCTACATTTCCTCCATATTATGGTATATTAATTTCTTGGGGATTATTATCATTATTTGGAGAGGTTATATATTGGCCTGTATTATTAAAGTCTGTAAGGTTATTAGGTGATAGCAGTGAGCAAGGAAGATTGTTCAGTTTCTTAGAAGCTGGAAGAGGTATAGTAGATGTAATAATAGCTTATAGTGCTTTAGGTGTGTTTACATTATTAGGTTCAGGCTCAGCTGGTTTAAGAGGCGGTATAATATTCTTTTCTGCTGCTGTAATATTAGCTGGTATATTATCATACATATTATTAGAAGATGACGTTGTTAAGCTTGAAGATGAAAGCGGCAATAAAGTTTCAAGAGATAAAGTTGCTATACAGGGTGTTATAAAAGCAATAAAAAGTTTGGAGATATGGGTTGTTTCATTAACTATATTTAGTGTATATTCTGTATATTGCGGATTAACTTATTTTATACCTTTCTTAAAAGATATATATAGTATACCTGTAGCTTTAGTAGGTGCTTATGGTGTAATTAACCAATATGGTTTAAAAATAGTAGGCGGACCTATAGGAGGAGTATTATCTGACAAAGTATTTCATTCACCTACAAAATACATAAGATTTGCATTCTTTTTATCAGCTATTGCTATAGTAGGATTTACATTTATACCGCATAGTAAATTTAATCCTTATATAGGTATGGTTTTAACATTAAGTTATGGAGCTATAATATTTTCTATGAGAGCAGTATTTTTTGCTCCTATTGATGAAGTAAAAGTTCCTAGAGAAATTTCTGGAGCTGCTATGTCTATAGCTTGTATATTTGGTTATTCTCCTCAAATGTTTGCTTTTGCATTATACGGAAATATATTAGACAATAATCCTGGTTTTGCAGGATATCGTATAGTATTTTTTATAATGGCAGGTTTTTCTATACTTGGAATATTAATATCTAGTTTACTTTTATCAATGATTAAGAAAAAAGAAAAATTAGGAGTTCAAGCATGA
- a CDS encoding DUF1385 domain-containing protein, with product MNNKLDENRIKQGVGGQAVIEGIMLRNRTHYVVAVRKPNKKIDFIKHKIEDNKNKLSKMFFFRGIVNFVDMMKLGYKTLVFSANTAGLEEEEKNKKNLTKEESSKKENAAMTLSMLVSLAFAVGLFIALPYFITTLIGINEKENVILFNLTRGVIKLAIFIGYLLIISLFSDVRRVFEYHGAEHMVVNAYEHGLNPDINNIRDYTTIHPRCGTTFMFLVLTVSILLYMFTSYFVYSYIYASYTPPKILGNLTVLAMNIILLPIVSGISYELLKLGFIFYNFPLMRLAILPGLLLQKITTKRPKDDELEVALFALNKLLDNSVEERSEEEVKADIEKENEAELCV from the coding sequence ATGAATAATAAATTAGATGAAAATAGAATAAAACAAGGTGTCGGCGGGCAGGCTGTTATAGAAGGCATTATGCTTAGAAATAGAACTCATTATGTTGTAGCTGTTAGAAAACCAAATAAAAAAATAGATTTTATAAAACATAAGATAGAGGATAATAAAAATAAATTAAGCAAAATGTTCTTTTTTAGAGGAATTGTAAACTTTGTAGATATGATGAAACTAGGTTATAAGACTTTAGTTTTTTCTGCTAATACTGCAGGACTCGAAGAAGAAGAAAAAAATAAAAAAAATCTTACAAAAGAAGAAAGCAGTAAAAAAGAAAATGCAGCTATGACTTTAAGCATGTTAGTTTCTCTAGCTTTTGCTGTTGGACTTTTTATAGCATTGCCATATTTTATTACAACTCTAATAGGTATAAATGAAAAAGAAAATGTTATTTTATTTAACCTTACAAGAGGAGTTATAAAATTAGCAATATTTATTGGATATTTACTTATTATTTCTTTGTTTAGCGATGTGAGAAGAGTATTTGAATATCATGGTGCTGAACATATGGTTGTTAATGCATATGAACATGGGCTTAATCCTGATATAAATAATATAAGAGATTATACAACTATACACCCAAGATGCGGAACTACTTTTATGTTTTTAGTATTAACTGTTTCAATACTTCTTTATATGTTTACAAGCTATTTTGTATATTCTTATATTTATGCCTCATATACTCCTCCAAAAATTTTAGGTAATCTTACAGTACTTGCAATGAATATAATTTTGCTTCCTATAGTTTCTGGAATATCTTATGAATTATTAAAATTAGGTTTTATATTTTATAATTTCCCATTAATGAGACTTGCTATATTGCCTGGTCTATTACTTCAAAAAATAACTACTAAAAGACCAAAAGATGATGAATTGGAAGTTGCTTTATTTGCTTTAAATAAATTATTAGATAATTCAGTGGAAGAAAGAAGTGAAGAAGAAGTAAAGGCTGATATTGAAAAGGAAAATGAAGCTGAGTTATGCGTATAA
- a CDS encoding 4Fe-4S dicluster domain-containing protein, with protein MNINNNAAQLKKDILVRITTLFIEDRLIEEIDRMPMEIIPRDSKSIRCCIYHDREIIKNRIIARLGISVEGKEDSGIPLSEYAKLALEREKPTWPMLTVLDEACNACVRANFMVTDACQACLARPCMMNCPKNAITILDEKRAYIDSSKCINCGLCLKNCPYHAIIYIPVPCEESCPVGAINKNEQGKEVIDYHKCIFCGNCMRECPFSAMMDKGQLLDVLKHLKFDKKVNVMYAPAIASQFNAKPGQLKSALLKIGFHKVWEVALGADVTSDREAAEFEERMERGDKLMTTSCCPAYVKAVRKHVPELVPCVSETRTPMHYTAEMMHAEDPDAVNVFIGPCLAKRRESIDDDLVDYCLSMEELDALFIATGTDVSKEPDLDIGDVPTASGRKYAMSGGVAEAVKIRLKHPEKLKAAVINGLDKEGMKQLRAYGKVQSGETPVTDDTPNLVEVMACNGGCVGGPCVVKNPKAATVLLQKYASTGKELNKE; from the coding sequence ATGAATATTAATAATAATGCCGCTCAATTAAAAAAAGATATTCTTGTAAGAATAACTACGCTTTTTATAGAAGATAGATTAATAGAAGAAATTGATAGAATGCCTATGGAAATTATACCAAGAGACAGTAAATCAATAAGATGTTGTATTTATCATGATAGAGAGATAATAAAAAATAGAATTATTGCAAGACTTGGAATAAGTGTTGAAGGTAAAGAAGATAGCGGTATACCTTTATCAGAATATGCTAAGTTGGCATTAGAAAGAGAGAAACCTACTTGGCCTATGCTTACTGTACTTGATGAGGCTTGTAATGCTTGTGTTAGAGCTAATTTTATGGTTACAGATGCTTGTCAGGCTTGTTTAGCTAGACCTTGTATGATGAACTGTCCTAAAAATGCTATTACTATATTAGATGAGAAAAGGGCTTATATAGACAGCAGTAAATGTATTAACTGCGGATTATGTTTAAAGAACTGTCCTTATCATGCTATTATTTATATACCTGTTCCATGCGAAGAATCTTGTCCTGTTGGTGCTATTAATAAAAACGAGCAGGGTAAAGAAGTCATTGATTATCACAAATGTATATTCTGCGGTAATTGTATGAGGGAATGTCCTTTTAGTGCTATGATGGATAAGGGTCAGCTTTTAGATGTACTTAAACATTTGAAGTTTGATAAAAAAGTTAATGTAATGTATGCTCCTGCTATAGCTTCACAATTTAATGCTAAACCTGGACAATTAAAAAGTGCTTTATTAAAGATAGGATTCCATAAAGTATGGGAAGTTGCTTTGGGTGCTGATGTTACTTCTGATAGAGAAGCTGCTGAATTTGAAGAGAGAATGGAGAGAGGAGATAAGTTAATGACTACTTCTTGCTGTCCTGCTTATGTTAAGGCAGTTAGAAAACATGTACCTGAATTAGTGCCTTGCGTATCTGAAACTAGAACTCCTATGCATTATACTGCTGAAATGATGCATGCTGAAGACCCTGATGCTGTTAATGTATTTATAGGGCCTTGTCTTGCTAAAAGAAGAGAGAGCATTGATGATGATTTAGTAGATTATTGTTTATCTATGGAAGAGCTTGATGCTTTATTTATAGCTACTGGAACTGATGTTTCTAAAGAGCCTGATTTAGATATAGGAGATGTTCCTACTGCTTCTGGAAGAAAATATGCTATGAGCGGTGGAGTTGCTGAGGCTGTTAAAATAAGATTAAAGCACCCTGAAAAATTAAAGGCTGCAGTTATTAATGGTCTTGATAAAGAGGGTATGAAGCAATTAAGAGCTTATGGTAAAGTGCAATCTGGAGAGACTCCTGTTACTGATGATACTCCAAATTTGGTTGAGGTTATGGCTTGTAACGGCGGTTGTGTGGGAGGACCTTGTGTTGTTAAGAACCCTAAAGCAGCTACTGTTTTATTACAGAAATATGCTTCTACTGGTAAAGAATTAAATAAAGAATAA